AGGTAAGAAAAAACCGGGTTTGGAGATATGGATTGAGGATGAAGTGGAAGAGCTACGCTACGCAGGTTTTGGAAAGACTATTGTCTTTACTGATATGCATATCTGGCATTCCGAAAAGATAGCAAAGACCTACAACCAGAAGTATCTTGTCGAGGATGATTTCAAGTTGTTGAATGATGTACTTCTTGTTCCGGTTGGTCCAATTAATCATCATAAGGATTTCAATATCAGGGCACACATTTTCTTGTGTATTATTGGGATGATTTTCTACAGATATTTGGCATGGAAGTGCAAATTTCTTGGATTGAGCCTTAGACGGCTTGTGGAGGAGTTAGGAGGAATTCGTCTTGCTTTTGTGCAGGGGAAGACGGGTGTCAAGGGCAAGGTTGATTTGGTTGTTGAGGAGATGGATGCAAAACAAGCCAGGTTGTTCTCTCTGCTGGATTTGGGGAAATTTATGTGAATGTGGGTAAATCGATAGCGAGAGAGTTTATGTTTTGATAGGTCATACATTGATTGGGTTGCTTGATAATGTTTTTCACTACATCTTTGAAAGTCAAGTCAAAAGGTAACATCAGGCAGATCATAGACATTGCAATCACCAATGATACAGCGGCCAGCCAGATCAATGAAGTAGTAGTGACCGGAGTGGCTGCCGACGGCATCATGCTGCTGTATCCCATAAGCCGCAAAATGTAATACATCCTGCTGAGTGAACAGACCTATGCAGACATGGTAGTGCTGGTGCTGTGTACCGCTTTAGTCACACTGTATCTCACCCGCGGCAATAAAGGGAATTATTGATAACTTTATCGACAACTATTATTGTGCCTCATTGCAATAGGACACATTTATGTCAAGAGTTGCAGTAGGCGGTACCTTTAATCCCTTACATGACGGCCACAAGGCCCTGCTTGCCAGGGCACACCAGTTAAGCAGCGGCGGCGAACTGCTGATCGGTATAACTTCTAACGAAATGGCTGGGAAAAAATACCATGAAGTAGAAGACTGGGAGGTCAGAAAGCAGGCAGTAATGGGTTTTATGCAGGATACTTTAGGAGCCAGCCCGCTCACAGTCAGGCTGGATGACCCCTTCGGCCCAACCATATACGAGGATTTTGATTATCTTATAGTCTCACCTGAGACCGAACCAACGGCACACCTGATAAATACACGGCGGGCTGAACAGGGGAAACAACCCATTAACATTGAGCTTGTAGAGTACGTGCTGGCATGTGACGGTCGTCCCATATCCTCAACCAGGGTTCTTCGTGGTGAGATAGACATTCACGGCAACCTGCTGCAACACCGATAATAATATTTATCTTGTGCGTGTTTTGTGTTCATACTCACATCATAGTAAATACCAAATTTCACACTTCAAAAGGAGCATTATATGTCTATAACACAACTGCCAAAAGAATATAACCCGCAGGAGGTCGAACCCAGGTGGATGGGGGAATGGCAAGATTCGATGAACTACTTTGACTGGGATTCTGAGAAACCGCAGTATATTATTGATACGCCACCGCCCTACCCCACAGGCAATTTCCACATAGGTAATGCCCTGAACTGGTGCTACATAGATTTCGTTGCCAGGTACAAACGGATGCGCGGATATAATGTGATGTTCCCACAGGGTTGGGACTGCCACGGCCTGCCTACCGAGGTCAAGGTGGAGGAGATACACAACATCACCAAGAACCAGGTGCCGCGTGCTGAGTTCAGGCGGCTGTGTGAAGAACTGACAGCCGGTAACATAGAGAAGATGCGCGGTACTATGCGCAGGCTGGCCTTCAGCATCGACTGGAGCAATGAGTACATCACCATGAAGCCAGAGTACTACGGCAAGACCCAGCACTCCTTTGTACAGATGTACAATAGCGGCCGGATATACCAGGCAGACCATCCTGTGAACTGGTGCCCCCGCTGCGAGACAGCCATCGCATTTGCCGAAGTGGAATATGATGCCAGGCAGACCACTTTGAACTATTTCCATTTCGATGAACTCGATGTGGCCACCACCAGGCCCGAACTGCTGGCAGCCTGTGTGGCAGTGGCAGTGAACCCTGACGATAACAGGTACAACAAGTATGTGGGCCAGGAAATTGAGGTACCCATATTCGGCCATACGGTAAAGGTGCTGTCCGATTCTGAGGTTGACCCCGTATTCGGTACAGGCGTGGTTATGATATGTACATTTGGCGATAAGCAGGATGTGAGATGGTGGGCCGAACTGGGGCTGCCGATTCGCAAAGCCATTGACAAACAGGGCATCATGACCTCCATTGCAGGCAAATACGAGGGGATGAACCTCACCGAGTGTAAGGAGGCCATCACAAGGGACATGAAGGATGCAGGCATTATCTATGAGCAGGAGAGCCTGGACCAGAATGTGGGACTGTGCTGGCGCTGCAAAACGACCATCGAGATACTTTCAGAGCGGCAGTGGTTCGTGAAGATAGATGCTGACGACATCATATCAAAATCATCTAAGATCAACTGGGTGCCGCCCTATATGGAGATACGGCTCAAGAACTGGACCGGTACAATGGAATGGGACTGGTGCATATCCAGGCAGCGTATCTTTGCCACACCCATCCCGGTGTGGTACTGCAATGAGTGCGGCGAGGTTATGGTGGCAAATGAGGAATGGCTGCCCCTGGACCCTAACAACTCCCAGCCGCTTGAAGCCTGTAAGTGCGGCTCCACTTCGTTCTCACCCGAGGAGGACGTACTGGATACCTGGATGGACTCGTCCATCTCGGCCCTGAACGTATCAGGCTGGCTGTCACGTGACGATGTGAGGCTGCCTACCCAGATGAGGCCACAGGGTCATGATATCATCAGGACCTGGGCTTTCTATACCATCCTGCGCGCAAGCGCACTAACGGGTCTACCCCCCTGGGACGATATTGTAATAAATGGCATGGTGCTGGGTGAGGACGGGCAGAAGATGAGCAAGAGCCTGGGCAATATCGTGATGCCTGAAGAAGCGGTCAAGCAGTATGGTTCGGATGCCTTCAGGCAGTGGGCTGCCATTGGCGGGTCTACGGGGTCAGATATCATGTTCAGCTGGAAGGATGTAGTAGCTGGAAACCGTTTCCAGCAGAAACTCTGGAGCATTGTCAGGTTCTGCATGCCACATCTTGAGGCCTTCCAGCCCGGTGGTGATGTGGAATACAGGACGATCGACCGCTGGCTGCTGAGTAAACTGAACACCCTTATCAAGGAAGCCACTGACAGCATGGATGCATACCAGTTCGACGAGACCATGAAGAATATAAGGGGTTTTGCATGGGAGACCCTGGCAGATAATTATATTGAGCTGATCAAGTCCAGGTTGTACGGTGAAGATGTCGATGCCAGGCGTGCGGCACAACAGACCCTGTATTTTACAGTGGATGCCCTTGCACGGATGCTTGCACCTTTCATCCCCTATTTCGCAGAGGAAGTGTTCTCACTTTTGC
This genomic stretch from ANME-2 cluster archaeon harbors:
- a CDS encoding valine--tRNA ligase, coding for MSITQLPKEYNPQEVEPRWMGEWQDSMNYFDWDSEKPQYIIDTPPPYPTGNFHIGNALNWCYIDFVARYKRMRGYNVMFPQGWDCHGLPTEVKVEEIHNITKNQVPRAEFRRLCEELTAGNIEKMRGTMRRLAFSIDWSNEYITMKPEYYGKTQHSFVQMYNSGRIYQADHPVNWCPRCETAIAFAEVEYDARQTTLNYFHFDELDVATTRPELLAACVAVAVNPDDNRYNKYVGQEIEVPIFGHTVKVLSDSEVDPVFGTGVVMICTFGDKQDVRWWAELGLPIRKAIDKQGIMTSIAGKYEGMNLTECKEAITRDMKDAGIIYEQESLDQNVGLCWRCKTTIEILSERQWFVKIDADDIISKSSKINWVPPYMEIRLKNWTGTMEWDWCISRQRIFATPIPVWYCNECGEVMVANEEWLPLDPNNSQPLEACKCGSTSFSPEEDVLDTWMDSSISALNVSGWLSRDDVRLPTQMRPQGHDIIRTWAFYTILRASALTGLPPWDDIVINGMVLGEDGQKMSKSLGNIVMPEEAVKQYGSDAFRQWAAIGGSTGSDIMFSWKDVVAGNRFQQKLWSIVRFCMPHLEAFQPGGDVEYRTIDRWLLSKLNTLIKEATDSMDAYQFDETMKNIRGFAWETLADNYIELIKSRLYGEDVDARRAAQQTLYFTVDALARMLAPFIPYFAEEVFSLLHRQSVHQSSWPDVDEAAIDPEAEVSGEQVKEITATIRRFKSDRGMALNAPLGRLRVYGRIEDVTDIAGTVSADIEVMEGEPEFEYRVSGVKPRMSIIGPKFRDRAGAIIGALKSADPGSIAQQAARGVVELEVKGETITLEPAAVEFEREIMSEGHAVDVLEIGDVMVVVERG
- a CDS encoding phosphopantetheine adenylyltransferase produces the protein MSRVAVGGTFNPLHDGHKALLARAHQLSSGGELLIGITSNEMAGKKYHEVEDWEVRKQAVMGFMQDTLGASPLTVRLDDPFGPTIYEDFDYLIVSPETEPTAHLINTRRAEQGKQPINIELVEYVLACDGRPISSTRVLRGEIDIHGNLLQHR